In Candidatus Eisenbacteria bacterium, a single window of DNA contains:
- a CDS encoding 3-isopropylmalate dehydrogenase translates to MDRTYRIAVLAGDGIGPEVTREAVATLRVAAEIEGFGLDLSDYPFGAEHYLKTKEMLPPSALAEFRDMDAILVGAIGDPRVPVGLLERAIIAGIRFGLDLYVNLRPVKLFAEHLCPLKGKGPKDVDLVVVRENTEDVYVGIGGFFKKGTPDEVALQEMIFTRKGVERVLRYSFDLCRKRNRAKKLTMVDKANAVAAMDLWTRAFEEVGGDYPDVERDHAYIDAACMWMVKNPESFDTVVVSNMFGDILTDLGAAIQGGMGVAASGNIHPGRVSMFEPIHGSAPKHAGRNVASPIGAILAAQMLLEHVGEEAAATRIARAVETAFASGELRSTGTDSGVSTEAQGRMIRERIKAGAAAPSR, encoded by the coding sequence GTGGATAGAACCTATCGCATCGCCGTCCTGGCCGGGGACGGCATCGGTCCCGAGGTGACCCGCGAAGCCGTCGCGACGCTCCGTGTCGCCGCCGAGATCGAGGGGTTCGGGCTCGATCTGAGCGACTATCCGTTCGGCGCCGAGCACTACCTGAAGACGAAGGAAATGCTCCCTCCCTCCGCGCTCGCGGAGTTCCGGGACATGGACGCGATCCTGGTCGGCGCGATCGGGGATCCCCGCGTGCCCGTGGGGCTCCTCGAGCGCGCGATCATCGCCGGGATCCGGTTCGGCCTCGACCTCTACGTCAACCTCCGTCCGGTGAAGCTCTTCGCCGAGCATCTCTGTCCGTTGAAGGGGAAGGGACCGAAGGACGTCGATCTCGTGGTGGTGCGCGAGAACACGGAGGACGTGTACGTGGGGATCGGAGGCTTCTTCAAGAAGGGGACGCCCGACGAGGTGGCGCTCCAGGAGATGATCTTCACGCGGAAGGGAGTCGAGCGGGTGCTCCGCTACTCGTTCGACCTCTGCCGGAAGCGGAACCGCGCCAAGAAGCTCACGATGGTGGACAAGGCGAACGCGGTGGCCGCCATGGATCTCTGGACGCGCGCGTTCGAGGAGGTCGGAGGGGACTATCCCGACGTCGAGCGTGACCACGCGTACATCGACGCCGCGTGCATGTGGATGGTGAAGAACCCTGAGTCCTTCGACACGGTGGTGGTCTCGAACATGTTCGGCGACATCCTCACGGATCTCGGAGCCGCGATCCAGGGCGGCATGGGCGTCGCGGCGTCCGGCAACATCCACCCGGGACGCGTTTCGATGTTCGAGCCCATCCACGGCTCCGCTCCCAAGCACGCGGGCAGGAACGTCGCCTCGCCGATCGGCGCCATCCTCGCGGCGCAGATGCTCCTCGAGCACGTGGGCGAGGAAGCGGCCGCAACGCGCATCGCGCGCGCGGTGGAGACCGCGTTCGCGTCCGGCGAACTTCGCTCCACGGGGACGGATAGCGGGGTGAGCACCGAAGCTCAGGGAAGGATGATCCGGGAGCGCATCAAGGCGGGGGCGGCCGCGCCCTCCCGGTAG
- a CDS encoding 2-isopropylmalate synthase: GRGIARVVSHPSEQDLIYDWNVGEDAPPRPPRRVQVVDETLRDGLQSPSVTDPPIGKKIEALHYQARLGVHGNDIGLPGAGPRAKESTLALAAEMVRAKMEIEPYCAARTHKNDIDPIIDITQRTGLRIEAATFIGSSPIRQYAEDWDLDRLLRHTEEAVTYCTQNGVPVMYVTEDTTRARPEILRKLYTRAVECGARRVCVSDTVGHATPEGAARVIRFIREVVDATGETVGVDWHGHRDRDLGVANALAALMAGADRVHGTILGVGERVGNAPLDLLLINLKLLGWLDPDLSSLPEYVALVSESCRVPIPYNYPALGRDAFRTGTGVHAAAVIKARKKGDDWLADRVYSSVPAGMLGLRQVIDVGPMCGESNVIHWLTEHGHEPERPLVEHLFGLAKRREANFTDAELEAAIRSFRESSSRAGARG; the protein is encoded by the coding sequence ATGGTCGTGGAATCGCTCGCGTCGTGAGCCATCCCTCGGAGCAGGATCTGATCTACGACTGGAACGTCGGCGAGGACGCGCCCCCGCGCCCCCCGCGCCGCGTCCAGGTCGTCGACGAGACCCTCCGGGACGGGCTCCAGTCCCCGTCCGTCACCGATCCGCCCATCGGGAAGAAGATCGAGGCGCTCCACTACCAGGCGAGGCTCGGCGTGCACGGGAACGACATCGGGCTTCCCGGCGCGGGCCCGCGCGCCAAGGAGTCGACGCTCGCCCTGGCGGCCGAGATGGTGCGCGCGAAGATGGAGATCGAGCCCTACTGCGCGGCGCGCACCCACAAGAACGACATCGATCCCATCATCGACATCACGCAGCGCACGGGACTCCGCATCGAGGCCGCCACGTTCATCGGCTCGAGCCCGATCCGCCAGTACGCCGAGGACTGGGATCTGGACCGGCTGCTCCGCCACACCGAGGAGGCGGTCACCTACTGCACGCAGAACGGCGTCCCGGTCATGTACGTGACCGAAGACACGACGCGCGCGCGCCCGGAGATCCTCCGGAAGCTCTACACGCGCGCCGTGGAATGCGGCGCGCGGCGCGTGTGCGTCTCGGACACGGTGGGACACGCCACTCCGGAGGGCGCGGCCCGCGTGATCCGGTTCATCCGCGAGGTCGTGGACGCGACCGGCGAGACCGTCGGAGTCGACTGGCACGGCCACCGGGACCGCGATCTCGGGGTCGCCAATGCGCTCGCCGCGCTGATGGCCGGCGCCGATCGCGTGCACGGGACGATCCTCGGCGTCGGCGAGCGCGTCGGGAACGCTCCGCTCGACCTCCTCCTCATCAACCTGAAGCTCCTGGGATGGCTGGACCCCGACCTCTCCTCGCTTCCGGAGTACGTCGCCCTCGTCTCGGAGAGCTGCCGCGTTCCGATTCCATACAACTATCCCGCGCTCGGACGCGACGCCTTCCGGACGGGAACCGGCGTCCACGCGGCCGCCGTCATCAAGGCGCGGAAGAAGGGGGACGACTGGCTGGCGGACCGGGTCTACTCGAGCGTTCCGGCGGGAATGCTGGGTCTTCGTCAGGTGATCGACGTGGGGCCGATGTGCGGCGAGTCCAACGTGATCCACTGGCTCACCGAGCACGGCCACGAGCCCGAGCGGCCGCTGGTCGAGCACCTCTTCGGCCTCGCGAAGCGCCGGGAGGCGAACTTCACGGACGCGGAGCTCGAAGCCGCGATCCGCTCGTTCCGGGAGTCCTCGAGCCGGGCAGGCGCGCGTGGATAG